One segment of Maledivibacter sp. DNA contains the following:
- the yyaC gene encoding spore protease YyaC has protein sequence MNIETPLATSYFSDMFLSHLKDSYSNNHGEIVILCIGTDRSTGDSLGPLSGYKMKKVLKRFKDVHVYGTLDEPVHAKNLDESIKTIYASHKNPFVVAIDACLGKVDRVGYLTVSQGPIKPGAGVKKNLPAVGDIHITGIVNLGGFMEYIVLQNTRLSLVMNMAETISSAIYFGLCKFQNEKDSKKEQFNLS, from the coding sequence ATAAATATTGAGACACCCTTGGCCACATCATATTTTTCTGATATGTTTTTATCCCATCTCAAGGATTCCTATAGTAATAATCATGGGGAAATAGTCATACTATGCATAGGTACAGATAGATCTACCGGTGATTCTTTAGGCCCCCTAAGTGGATACAAAATGAAAAAAGTGCTAAAACGATTTAAGGATGTTCATGTTTATGGAACCCTTGATGAACCTGTCCATGCTAAAAATCTTGATGAAAGCATTAAAACAATCTATGCTTCCCATAAAAACCCTTTTGTGGTTGCAATCGATGCTTGTCTAGGTAAGGTAGATAGGGTAGGTTACTTAACAGTATCTCAAGGCCCTATAAAGCCTGGAGCTGGAGTCAAAAAGAATTTACCTGCTGTTGGAGATATCCATATAACCGGAATAGTTAATCTAGGAGGCTTCATGGAATATATTGTGCTTCAAAATACACGGCTAAGCTTAGTAATGAATATGGCTGAAACTATTTCAAGTGCAATATACTTTGGTCTATGCAAATTTCAAAATGAGAAGGATTCAAAAAAAGAGCAGTTTAATCTGAGTTAG
- a CDS encoding sigma 54-interacting transcriptional regulator, which yields MPTKELLNRNKIFYEAWKSFITKGILEKKNLRDFIAESWTRSREYGVDPFAEKAEIDLDEEEINKRYEEFKALFKTAKPFMDSLYKIVGGSGLLVRLTDKDGYVLECIGDKNLMSKYGMLNMDKGCNVREEVIGTNAIGTALYTGKPIQVIGAEHFCKQYHSWSSSACPIRNDRGEMLGILSMTGDFEKVHPHTLGMVVASAEAIENQLKLDLTNKQLEITNKHFHAIMESISEGLICINKEGTITDINLFARKLLSLREKDIVGKNINIIICEDYSHRIKRAIKRGRKFEEEETYFKLKKGKKLSCISTMTPISDPDTNRLEGVVITFKEVKVIHSLVNKIVGAEARFKFSDILGESDKIKEVIDLAKKCSQHSTTVLLHGESGTGKELFAQSIHNASSRRNKPFIFLNCGAIPRELVASELFGYVEGAFTGAKRGGHPGKFELADGGTIFLDEIGDMPLDAQTNLLRVLETREVVRVGGHEVIPVDVRVIAATHKDLEKEVELGNFRQDLYYRLNVMPIKIPPLRERKEDVRLFSDYFINRYSGKMNKKVKGINDSFYRGLMSYNWPGNVRELQNVMQQIINILDNGEILSYKYLPNYMKTNNMTESLGIRDKLLSLEAVERITIEKTIREVGGNIALASRHLGISRSSLYRKIYKYELKHVLE from the coding sequence ATGCCTACAAAAGAATTGTTGAATAGAAATAAAATATTTTATGAAGCATGGAAGTCATTCATTACAAAGGGAATATTGGAAAAGAAAAATTTAAGAGATTTTATAGCAGAGTCATGGACGAGAAGTAGGGAATATGGTGTAGACCCTTTCGCAGAAAAGGCTGAAATAGATTTAGATGAAGAAGAAATTAATAAGAGATATGAGGAGTTTAAGGCACTGTTTAAAACAGCCAAACCATTTATGGACAGTCTTTATAAAATAGTGGGAGGCTCTGGCTTGCTTGTTAGATTAACAGATAAAGATGGGTATGTTCTTGAATGTATAGGAGATAAGAATTTAATGTCCAAATATGGTATGTTAAATATGGATAAGGGGTGTAATGTAAGAGAAGAGGTAATAGGAACCAATGCAATAGGGACTGCTTTATATACTGGCAAGCCCATTCAGGTAATTGGAGCTGAGCATTTTTGCAAACAATATCATAGCTGGAGTTCTTCGGCTTGTCCAATCAGAAATGATAGGGGTGAGATGTTGGGGATACTAAGTATGACAGGGGATTTTGAGAAGGTTCACCCCCATACCCTAGGAATGGTTGTGGCCTCAGCTGAAGCAATTGAAAATCAGCTGAAGCTAGATCTTACTAATAAACAATTGGAAATTACAAATAAGCATTTTCATGCAATAATGGAATCAATATCAGAAGGATTAATTTGTATAAATAAGGAAGGGACAATAACCGATATAAATTTATTTGCTAGAAAGCTTTTATCACTAAGGGAAAAGGATATAGTGGGGAAAAATATTAACATCATAATATGTGAAGACTATAGCCATAGAATAAAAAGGGCAATAAAGAGGGGAAGGAAGTTTGAGGAAGAAGAAACCTATTTCAAATTAAAAAAGGGTAAAAAGTTATCGTGTATTTCAACAATGACGCCTATAAGTGATCCGGATACCAATAGACTGGAAGGAGTTGTTATAACCTTTAAAGAGGTTAAGGTTATCCATAGTCTAGTAAATAAAATAGTTGGAGCTGAGGCAAGATTTAAGTTTAGTGATATACTTGGTGAAAGTGATAAAATCAAGGAAGTAATCGATTTGGCGAAAAAATGTTCACAGCATAGTACAACTGTTTTACTTCATGGAGAAAGTGGTACTGGAAAAGAATTATTTGCTCAGTCCATACACAATGCCAGCTCTAGAAGAAATAAACCCTTCATATTTCTTAATTGCGGAGCTATACCAAGGGAGCTTGTAGCAAGTGAACTATTTGGATATGTTGAAGGAGCATTTACTGGAGCCAAAAGAGGAGGTCATCCAGGAAAATTTGAATTAGCTGATGGGGGAACAATATTTTTAGATGAGATAGGGGATATGCCCCTAGATGCTCAAACTAATCTTCTTAGGGTTCTTGAAACCAGAGAAGTGGTTAGAGTTGGTGGGCATGAGGTTATTCCAGTGGATGTTAGAGTTATAGCAGCAACTCATAAGGATTTAGAGAAGGAAGTTGAGCTTGGAAACTTTAGACAAGACCTTTATTATAGATTGAATGTAATGCCTATTAAAATACCTCCACTAAGGGAAAGAAAAGAGGATGTAAGGCTTTTTAGTGACTATTTTATAAATAGGTATTCAGGTAAAATGAATAAAAAGGTAAAGGGTATAAATGATAGCTTCTACAGGGGCTTAATGAGTTATAACTGGCCAGGAAATGTGAGGGAACTACAGAATGTAATGCAGCAAATAATAAATATTTTGGATAATGGTGAAATTCTAAGCTATAAATACCTACCCAATTATATGAAAACAAATAATATGACAGAATCATTAGGAATAAGGGATAAATTACTTTCTTTAGAAGCTGTTGAGAGAATTACCATAGAAAAAACCATCAGAGAAGTAGGAGGAAATATTGCTTTAGCATCCAGACATTTAGGTATAAGTAGAAGTTCTTTATACAGAAAAATATATAAATATGAACTTAAACATGTACTAGAATAG
- a CDS encoding Na+/H+ antiporter subunit E — protein sequence MERDNIFFKVFILYMFFWIVLGEKVDFQITLAGIFVISMVLIWNFGKSSICYKGKRYLNYKRGKLFVSYLFLLMKEIVIASLQVAKIVLSRELNISPQVIKFETRLTGNLYKTILANSITLTPGTLTIEVNDNEFTVHCISKNQIDDVVNSKFEKLLLKIEEQS from the coding sequence ATGGAAAGAGATAATATATTTTTCAAAGTATTTATTTTATATATGTTTTTTTGGATTGTCCTAGGTGAAAAAGTAGATTTTCAGATCACATTAGCAGGTATATTTGTTATATCAATGGTACTTATATGGAATTTCGGGAAAAGTAGCATATGCTACAAAGGAAAACGTTACCTAAATTATAAAAGAGGAAAGCTTTTTGTTAGTTATTTGTTTCTTCTGATGAAGGAAATAGTTATAGCAAGCCTTCAAGTAGCCAAAATAGTTTTGAGCAGAGAACTAAATATAAGTCCACAAGTTATAAAATTTGAAACTAGATTAACGGGAAATTTATATAAAACTATTTTAGCGAATTCCATAACATTAACGCCTGGAACTTTAACCATAGAAGTAAATGATAATGAATTTACTGTTCACTGTATTTCAAAAAATCAGATAGATGATGTAGTTAATTCAAAGTTTGAGAAATTACTTTTAAAGATAGAGGAGCAGTCATGA
- a CDS encoding monovalent cation/H+ antiporter complex subunit F — MIEKLLVFASIFLSITILLCTIRAVKGPGPADRLIAINVIGTKTVVLISIISYILKETYFLDVVIVYALISFIASIVISRHIQADRR; from the coding sequence ATGATAGAGAAGCTATTGGTTTTTGCATCAATTTTCTTAAGTATAACAATATTATTATGTACCATTAGGGCTGTAAAGGGACCAGGGCCTGCTGATAGGCTTATTGCCATAAATGTTATAGGAACAAAGACAGTGGTTCTAATATCTATTATTTCCTATATATTAAAGGAAACCTATTTTTTAGATGTAGTTATTGTGTATGCACTTATAAGTTTTATAGCTTCTATAGTGATATCAAGGCATATTCAGGCTGATAGGAGGTAA
- the mnhG gene encoding monovalent cation/H(+) antiporter subunit G — MKTILIWITLTGGLFFLLVGTIGILRFPDLYTRVHSAAKCDTLGAILCLFALMLYSGFNFSSLKLLLTIVFLWITAPTATHLIAKAYYDGNNQK; from the coding sequence ATGAAAACTATCCTTATATGGATTACTTTAACTGGAGGGCTATTCTTTCTATTAGTTGGAACCATAGGAATATTGAGATTTCCAGACCTATATACCAGAGTCCATAGTGCTGCAAAGTGTGATACATTAGGGGCAATCCTTTGCTTGTTTGCATTAATGCTTTATAGTGGGTTCAATTTTTCAAGCTTAAAGCTATTGTTAACCATAGTGTTTCTATGGATAACGGCACCAACTGCGACTCACTTGATAGCAAAGGCCTATTATGATGGAAATAATCAGAAATAA
- a CDS encoding DUF4040 domain-containing protein: MNIFTIIMLIFLIGCSIAVSAIKNLLGAVIVFMAYSLVMAILWQQLNAPDLAITEAAVGAGITTLLFVLTLKRIRGDK; encoded by the coding sequence ATGAATATATTCACCATAATCATGCTTATATTTTTAATTGGATGTTCTATAGCAGTATCAGCTATAAAGAACTTATTAGGTGCTGTTATAGTTTTTATGGCATACAGCCTTGTTATGGCCATCCTATGGCAGCAGCTTAATGCACCGGATCTTGCCATAACTGAGGCAGCAGTAGGAGCGGGAATAACCACTCTTTTATTTGTTCTCACCTTAAAGAGAATTAGAGGTGATAAGTAA
- a CDS encoding MnhB domain-containing protein: MNNIVLIEIGKIIIPFIQIFGIYIILFGHLSPGGGFAGGTIIGTSLILYRIIFGEEQAREKLSYKGLMELICGSLIFYGVLKGYSFITGGAHIHAPQIPPGKPGDILSGGYLLPLNIAVGIVVSVTIYFLFCLFNEGEI; the protein is encoded by the coding sequence ATGAATAACATTGTTTTAATAGAAATAGGCAAGATTATTATACCCTTTATACAGATATTTGGTATTTATATAATCCTTTTCGGACATTTATCACCTGGAGGTGGGTTTGCAGGTGGAACTATTATTGGAACAAGTTTAATACTATATAGGATAATATTTGGTGAAGAACAGGCCAGAGAAAAATTAAGCTATAAAGGGCTTATGGAATTGATATGCGGGTCACTTATATTTTATGGAGTTTTAAAGGGGTATAGCTTTATAACAGGAGGGGCCCATATACATGCCCCTCAAATACCCCCAGGCAAACCAGGAGATATTTTATCAGGGGGATATCTTCTTCCATTGAATATTGCAGTTGGTATAGTTGTATCGGTTACAATATATTTTTTATTTTGTTTGTTTAATGAAGGAGAAATATAG
- a CDS encoding cation:proton antiporter subunit C, whose translation MEGLLTNYVETASIILFGVGFVTLLLHSNLIKKIIGMNIMDTAIFLFFISKGYIFGKEAPIIRGVHRGIHGYVNPVPTALMLTGIVVAVSITAFALALTIRLYEKYGTIELDEIMKIRGE comes from the coding sequence ATGGAAGGATTACTAACTAATTATGTTGAAACGGCTTCAATAATATTGTTTGGAGTAGGATTTGTTACTTTGCTCCTGCATAGTAATCTTATTAAAAAGATTATTGGGATGAACATAATGGATACAGCTATATTTCTATTCTTTATTTCAAAGGGATATATATTTGGAAAGGAAGCACCCATAATAAGGGGAGTTCATAGGGGGATTCATGGATATGTAAATCCAGTGCCCACTGCATTGATGCTTACTGGAATAGTAGTGGCAGTAAGTATAACGGCCTTTGCATTGGCATTAACGATAAGGCTATATGAGAAGTATGGAACCATAGAACTAGATGAAATCATGAAAATAAGGGGTGAATAG
- a CDS encoding proton-conducting transporter membrane subunit, translating into MNIARSFPLGIILLLFMGAFIMPMLKKKTYAKVFSLMTLGISSLLSVITLTYVSRYGSFFYRVGHWDSPWGIELNIGILEAMISLLFTIIAFLISWYSIYTVEGEIKDNKISFYYTLINVLVGALLGIVYTNDLFNAFVFIEISTIAACGIIVVKDKKENIKATLKYLILSSVGSGLVLMGIAFIYSITGNLNMTFIHKELIVSFMSYRNSILIALGLFTIGLGVKSAMYPLHVWLPDAHSNAPSSSSAILSALVLKAYVILYMKILYRMFGYEIMGGFKGLLLMVLILGSLGMIMGSISAILQKDIKRVIAYSSVAQMGYIFFGIGLGNSLGLIAAIFHMLNHAVIKSALFLAVGSMIEKSGEKKLAGLRGIGKEMPITLGIFTIGALSMVGIPILPGFISKFNFAIASIQGGKSIFIIVILISSLLNALYYFPIVINGYFGEENLEGKEFKSKEKTLKELMPILILIIGALYLGVTSNKIIDLISKGLEMF; encoded by the coding sequence ATGAATATAGCTAGAAGCTTTCCTCTTGGAATCATATTACTTTTATTTATGGGTGCATTTATTATGCCTATGCTTAAGAAAAAGACCTATGCTAAAGTTTTTAGCCTAATGACATTGGGGATATCATCGTTACTATCGGTTATTACATTAACATATGTGAGCAGATATGGTTCGTTTTTTTATAGGGTTGGTCATTGGGATTCACCATGGGGAATAGAACTAAATATAGGTATTTTAGAAGCTATGATTTCATTATTATTTACCATAATAGCATTTTTAATATCATGGTATTCAATCTATACCGTTGAGGGAGAAATAAAGGATAACAAGATATCTTTCTATTATACCCTTATAAATGTACTGGTTGGAGCCTTGCTCGGTATAGTATATACAAATGATTTATTCAATGCCTTTGTTTTTATAGAAATAAGCACTATAGCTGCTTGCGGAATAATAGTTGTTAAGGATAAAAAAGAAAATATAAAGGCTACTCTTAAATACTTGATATTAAGCAGTGTAGGCTCGGGTTTAGTACTAATGGGAATAGCTTTTATTTATTCAATAACGGGGAACTTAAACATGACATTTATCCATAAGGAGCTTATTGTAAGCTTTATGTCATATAGGAATAGCATATTGATTGCACTAGGATTATTTACAATAGGATTAGGGGTGAAAAGTGCCATGTACCCACTTCATGTATGGCTGCCTGATGCCCATTCAAATGCCCCCTCAAGCTCAAGTGCAATTCTTTCAGCTTTGGTACTTAAGGCCTATGTGATTTTATATATGAAGATATTATATAGAATGTTTGGATACGAGATAATGGGGGGGTTCAAGGGATTACTGCTCATGGTTTTAATACTTGGCAGCCTAGGTATGATAATGGGATCAATATCGGCAATACTTCAAAAAGACATTAAGAGGGTAATTGCTTATTCAAGCGTGGCTCAAATGGGATATATATTTTTTGGAATAGGACTTGGTAATTCCCTGGGACTAATAGCTGCTATTTTTCATATGTTGAACCATGCTGTTATCAAATCAGCATTATTCTTGGCCGTAGGTTCAATGATAGAAAAATCGGGGGAAAAAAAGCTTGCAGGCTTAAGGGGTATAGGTAAGGAAATGCCAATAACCCTAGGTATATTTACAATAGGAGCCCTTTCCATGGTAGGTATACCTATACTTCCGGGATTTATTAGTAAATTTAATTTTGCAATAGCCAGTATCCAAGGAGGAAAAAGTATTTTTATAATTGTTATATTAATAAGCAGTTTGTTAAATGCACTATATTATTTTCCGATAGTCATTAATGGATATTTTGGTGAGGAAAATCTAGAAGGTAAAGAATTTAAATCAAAGGAAAAGACATTAAAGGAATTGATGCCAATACTTATCCTAATTATAGGGGCCCTATATTTAGGAGTCACATCAAATAAAATAATAGACCTAATCAGTAAGGGGCTAGAAATGTTTTAA